The Astyanax mexicanus isolate ESR-SI-001 chromosome 20, AstMex3_surface, whole genome shotgun sequence genome contains a region encoding:
- the LOC111194997 gene encoding interleukin-1 beta-like, which translates to MEDARMLLLECSSESDSTFESDEMDFDELDCSDPLAMSGRCDLHRGLRIEISQHPHSMRKVANIVIGLQRLQKFRHAEKVSRSTEFTEHELLNIILESVVEETVVMRLSCDSPVTYSKQDKELQCTVCDNLQKRLVHSEGDPYLLAVTLKGGNQSQSVRMNLSTYASPSCNSTKGQPVCLGIAKSNLYLSCTESDSGSPHLSLEEVKNKEELKMIRGEDGLKRFLFLRSIKGGSVNTFESARFPGWFISTATEDYQPVEMCAEADTSRQRVFTLLP; encoded by the exons ATGGAAGACGCCCGCATGCTGCTGCTGGAATG ctcctctgagAGCGACAGCACGTTCGAGTCTGATGAGATGGATTTTGATGAACTGGACTGTTCTGACCCGCTGGCCATG AGCGGCCGGTGTGATCTCCACCGAGGGCTCCGGATCGAGATTTCCCAGCATCCTCACAGCATGAGGAAGGTGGCGAACATCGTGATTGGCCTGCAGAGGCTGCAGAAGTTCCGACACGCTGAGAAAGTGTCTCGATCCACGGAGTTCACCGAGCACGAGCTGCTCAACATCATCCTGGAGAGCGTGGTGGAAG AGACGGTGGTGATGCGGCTGAGCTGTGATTCGCCGGTGACGTACAGTAAGCAGGATAAGGAGCTGCAGTGCACCGTGTGTGATAACCTGCAGAAGAGGCTGGTGCACAGCGAGGGAGACCCCTACCTGCTGGCCGTCACCCTGaagggaggaaaccagagtcagAGCG TTCGCATGAACCTGTCGACCTATGCCTCCCCGTCCTGCAACTCCACAAAGGGTCAGCCGGTGTGTTTGGGAATCGCTAAGAGTAACCTGTACCTGTCCTGTACTGAGTCTGATTCTGGATCCCCTCACCTGAGCCTGGAG gAGGTGAAGAATAAAGAGGAGCTGAAGATGATCCGGGGGGAAGACGGGCTGAAGCGCTTCCTCTTCCTCCGCAGCATTAAGGGCGGCTCGGTCAACACCTTCGAGTCGGCCCGGTTCCCCGGCTGGTTCATCAGCACGGCTACGGAGGACTACCAGCCCGTGGAGATGTGCGCCGAGGCCGACACCAGCCGCCAGCGGGTCTTCACGCTGCTGCCCTGA